The Rissa tridactyla isolate bRisTri1 chromosome 1, bRisTri1.patW.cur.20221130, whole genome shotgun sequence DNA segment GTCTGACTCCCTTCAGAGTCTGCTTCTGCTTTTGAGCCCCGCAGCATCTTGCAAAAACGAATGCCCAATTCTTGCACAGAGCTTTGCAGTTAAAACACTGCGGTCAATAGATGTCAGTGAAGAACAAACATTTCTATTCCTTTTGGAGGCAGTGCTGCTTCCCTTCTTGCTGGCAGAAAGCCTGGATGGCTGCGGAGCCCGCACCAGGGTGGACATGTCTCTGGTGCCGTGGGGTGTTGGTCATTCACAAGACAGCTATTTCTCCACTTAGTGTCGGCCTGTGGGACCAGTTTGGAAAGAGGCCGAAAGGAGGCACAGTAATGTAATTTGTGGcttcatgcttttttgttgctggcttttTCACTCGAGCAGCTGTCAGGTGCTCCTGCTTACTCCCTGTTTGGGGCCACAAGGTGCCACCATGCTTCTCTTCTTGGCCAAGGAGAAGCTTCAGGAGCCCAGGAAGGGCAATGTCTGACCACGCACACCCACCGTCTTTCATTGTGCTTTCCTACAGTTTATCGTCGGTGGTATGCAGGACAGGTAGACAGATTGAGGAAAAGGGAGGACTGTCTCCTATCGAAGTTAATAGAGAAGTTGCTGCAGAATTGTCTCTCGTGGTTGCTGGTCCCTTGAAAGAAGGTGGATTGTGGCCACCTGCGAGGCTGGAACTGGTGAAAGAGTGATAGGGCCACTCggtcctttttccccctttctgaaaTTGGCCCTTCAGCAATTGCCTTCACCCTCACGCTCAGCCCTTTCTGTCAGGCTTAATTCCTCCTGTCTCGTCCCCACTGGGTCTTAGCAGCAGGAGTGCCCTTTGCTCTTTGTCTGTGGTCTGTCACTGTCTTTCTTATCGGCTGGTTGTGAAGCAAGCCCCACGGAAATTCCCTCTGGTCCTCCACATTTACTTTTTCAGCTGACAGATGGTTACAAGTAAAGCCCTGTCTGGATCCCCTGTGCATCTCTGTTCTACTTAGACCCAGTGCAGAAACCCACCAGTTGATCTCCTGCCCCGAGTCTTCTCTATTTTCCTATGACTCCTGGCTTCAGATTTTTTCCCCCGCCTGCTCTTCCCCCCTCGCTTCTCCAGACTCACTTGCATCTTTTACAAGGCGTTCCTGAAGCTAtttggagagatttttttcaCCAGTCAATTGTTTTCCTCCAAGAAACTGCTTTAGGCATCAAACCCATTGTGTCAGAACTAACGTGATTTTAAGTCAGGTTGCTGGGATGTTTACCTGAGCACCTTTTCTTCTCTGAGAGCTACTTTAGAAGATAGCTGTGTGGTGTTTTCAGGGAAAAGGTCCTTGAAGCAAGGCCTGGAATTCACTTGTTCCTCTCACAAGAGTTCTGGCCTTCCAAATGCTCTTGCTCTCTTTTTCATCTGACCCAAAGGCCAGGTAATCCTGGGTAGCAAGCAATGCAGGCTAACTTCAACAAGAGCAGGTAGAAACCTCACATCTCACCTCTGATGGCGTAAATGTTTAATGCTGACCTCTCTATACCTCAGTCAATCTTCAGAAGAACACTTATTCAGGATGGTGGACTATATGATCCGAAAAGGAAAGCAGTATTGTAACCACTTACATGTAATAGAGATTTCACAGGGCTTTGTTTCTTCCAAATCTAGTATTGTTGTGGTGTAGGTACATTTTGGaccagtattttaacattttgtagggctgaaatttctctctctctgaaagtTTTAACTgccataggaaaaaagaaagaaaaacagcgaGGGGAAGAGACATTTTTACACCTCACTATGgaagttttgaaaatttttgaaCATCTCCATGATCTGCCAAAATGACTTGTGGAGCCGGGCTGGCAATTCTTCGAAAAATTCAGTTTGAATCCCCCTGCTGCAGTCAGGAGGGGGAGGGGAAGTAGCAGCCcagtggggagagcaggaggaaagatggTGAAAGAAATGGTAGgcgcagcagctgctgggagacCCTGGTTGCCAGGAGCTACCGTCGCACACCCCCGTCCTTTAGTAACAGTGCCCAGCGTAGCTTTCCGGACCCCTGACGTAGGCGAGTTTTGCTACGCTGTCCGCAACTGCCCTGGGTTTAGGATGGACCTGCTACCCCAGAGTTGTACTGGCAGAAGCCGCTTTCTTCCTCGGGCTATTACTCGCTGCCATCCGGTTGCGGCCGTATACCTCAGGTGTGGCTGCATTGCGTAAAGCTTGAGTAAAGCTGTATGCGGAGATTAAAAGCGCCGTGTGAGTACAAAGTGTGACTGAGAGGAGCTTTATTTTGAAAGACCTTTTAACTCCGCAGTGCAGTGCGGAGAGCTGGCAAAACACTCGCTACCATATATTCTAACGCTAGCCCTTCAGCCGGCTCAGGACTGTGTGCCTTAACCCCCTCATTGATCCATGTGACACGTCCTCACCCTGTCCCTTCACGCACAGTTTCATATTGTGGATATACGTATAAATGCTTACAGCAGTCTTCTTAATACAGTTAATAAACTTCACTTGCCCAAGGACCCTTTGGCTTTTTTCCATAATCAAAGGGCTagaaaaaataagtctttaaGTGAAATGTTCGAGCATCTTCATTAGTTCATCTCTGGTCATTTGTTAATAGTGGAAGAATGACACCTGAAAGGAGGGCAACAGTGGTTCGTGGCATTTTAGAGAAAGAGTGAGTGATTTTAGTGTCAGAAGAGCAAAGCGACACCGActgatttctgttttccaaatggGTCATTTGCATAAAACAGTGCTCAGGGCGGCATCTCCCTTAAATTGTGTTGAAGCGGCAAATGGCAAGGGCCTGCAGTCAAGCAGGCATTTCTCGCGCTGATTTCTTCAGCATGTAACTTCTGTATCATTTGCGCAGGTGCAAAATTGGTAGGTATTGACGTCGGCTTGCACAAGCAAAGTATGAAATGAAAGGGCCGTGTGGCCAGAGTGAAACGTGCAGCTAGAGAGAGAGCACTGGTGGTCACTGTACGTAAGGCCATACCTCAGCTCTTCAGAAACCACCCGCCCAGAAGATGAGCTTGCCTTACAGGTGCGTACCTTCGGAGCACACAGGAGTCAAAGCAGAGTAATCGTGCTTGTCTGCGTGCGTTTCTTTTCAATCAGCTTTTgctatgtttttttctgcctgctggTGGATGGGGAGAACTAGTTTGGGGAGAAGAGTCCTTAAAGCTAGCCTACAAAGCAAATGGAAGGTGAGGGCAGAAAACACACCACGgaataaatcagaagaaaaatcttCGCGGAGTGCCTAGAATAGTCCCTCGAATTTGAACACAGACAGCTGATTCTTGGAAAATCTGTCTTATCAGGGCAGGGTAAATAAATAAGTGGTGTTCAGATTAAACTGTCTCTGAGCAGCGGCTTGTTTGCCGCAGTGGAACTGTGGAGTTCTATTGCACAAGGACTGGGAAATAAAATGGTTCTCATCAAAACACTGGAAACAAGCATTCTGCAGGAAGAAAGTCAAACGAAACAAAAAAGCATGTTTATAGTTCCTTAACATACGATACGCAGAAATTTACACGGATTTATATCAAttgcatttaaaacacaaacGCTATACAGTACTTAACCCAGAAATAAGTTACATCGAAGAACTACatgttgtaaaaaaaaagaaaagacattataTAAACAAACTTCACTTCAGATCTTCAAATGTACAGCTGTGGTTTTCAACTTCAGCATCAATAACAAAGTCCGGTAAGACAGGCACTTTCCAAATCATGGTAGATCAGGGATGGAGCAAGTCTGGGGTCAAATCCTTGGTCATTTTCTTATGTGTTTTTAGACTTTTTACATATCTAGATTCTTACcgatttggtttttgttttggtttttttttcttaacgtcTTAGGTAAAATTCCTAAATCAAATCTAAgaagtccatttttgtgcttactagagaaaaaaataaataaatgataaagTAGATTTGGTTGTAGAAAAATGGATCTGACACCTGACTCTGTAAAACCGTATACATCTGCCCGCTGAAAACTGAGTTCATCTCTGGCATCGTGTCAGAATTTTCCTGTCCTCAAAATCTCATGTTTACAGTCCTTTCTATTGGGAAGCCCGTAAGCTGAATGGGAGCCCCCATTTTTAGAATCTCCCAGCAATTGCTCTGTCTGTGTTTGTTGATAACTGGATGTTGTTCTTCACACGGAGTCAAAATTCATAGGTGAGACTTTTTGCCATTTTGCTGAgtttcattttctcattaaatATCTCCTCAAACCTTCGATTCTGTTTTGGAGTGAAATGGTTCTTCCAGTCACCAACAGTGCCTAGGAGAGCAGgagcagaaaaagaacagtgaGGCTAGCTATATATGGTGAAGAAAATGATTTAAAGGCAGACCAGTTTTGTGAATGTTGCATTTGGCACAAATTACTAATACATCATTAACCATAGTCTCTGCGGTAGGTCATGATCATGCATAATTGTTTTATCGGTCTGGTGAGACTCTGATGGAAGTAGCTGGACCATCAGCCATAAAGGCTGTTGGACCCTCAGCCTCAGACTTGGTTAGTGCCAACACCACTAAGCGGTACACGAAGGGCAGTAGGTTTCCTAGGTGGAATTAGAGCTCTTGGTCATCTCAGCAGAGAGGCCTCTTGCCGCACCTTAGATGTGTGCAGTTAAGGTCTCCACCTGGGCTCTTTCATAGTCAGTAGAGGAAATGGTTACCTCCTAGTCACCATCTAAAACTCCTCAAATGAATGGTGCCCCAAAAACAGCCATATGTCTCCGTTGGCTAAAGGAGACTTCTAAAAAAGGAGCCCAGAGCGACCTGATAGATGAATCCCATCCTCACACCTGCTCCTAATCTCTAGGGCTTTCTACGGATGAGATGTCCCACTACTTAAGCGGGCAGTTAACTGCTTGTGGGTGACCATGCACACTGATGTTCCACAGAGTGTTTCAACTGTTAGCCAGTTTGAGCAAACAGGAAATTGTGCTCACATGTACATCCTCTAAAGACCCTGCATCCTAAAACTGCTGAATAAAATAGCATTCCAGACAGTAAGGACAAGAAAAGAGAGCCTGAAGAATAATATATACAAACAAATCTTCTGTAAACTGGTTGAAACTAGCTAAACCCCTGGGCTTTGCATAGGAACTACTTGGAAGTGAAACTGTTGGGATTTTTCAAATTATTCAACGTATCTTCGTCAAAGTTCACTGATTTAGAAAAGTGTAtctgagtttttttgtttggtttttactgACATTGTATTTTGGCATTTGCTTCAGCTCATTGGTAAAAACATTCTGAAGGAGCAAAAGGTACCATTTCCCTCTTTATTAATTGAAACAACTCTTAAACTATCAATTATTGTTCAAAaattaataaggaaaaataatcaaactcCATCTAAACATGACGGTTTTTGATTTACTTATTATCCAAATGTGAGGAAACGTCTGAAATGTCAGGAGcaagaaaacagcttctgcaGGTGTTTTGAAGTTACATGTGAGCCAAGCACTGTTGAAGATTTTACTGCAGATTCCAGCTTGGCCAAGGTCTGAAGGCTACCTATGAGGCCATCAGGGATTGAGTCACCCATTTTTTCGTTGTTGTCATTGTCAGCATATTCTTTTTGCGGGAACATTTCAGTAAGATAAGAGGTGGTATGGAGGATAAAGGCTACAAGCAGTCTCCTTCGGATGGAATGTGTCTCGCTTGCTCTCATTCTAGTCAACTAAGTGACCTTCGCAGGTGATATCAGCGGGGACATGTTGTAAAAGACTGAGGTGGTCAACTTTTAGATAAAAAGAGACAGATAAAGAGTAATAAAGACTAATGCTTCACGAACCTTTCCTTTTAGCTCAAAAGTTCCCACAGAGCAATATTAGTCAGACTGTTGTTCAGGCTCCTCCGTGTTTCTCTGGTATAAGTTTGCATTTGCAACCAGAGAACTTagaaagaaagtgatttttttaagatgGTTTCAAATTGAAGCACTGACCCAAAGCATCACTACAGTCTGGGAAAGACTGGACTGTGGCCTCTGGCTGGATTCCCACTCCTGCTGAGTTAAGCCTGGCACAGGGAACTTACCTTTTCGGAAAATCAGCTTCCTGTTGGATGTCAGCGCGCAAACGGTGTGACTGGGATCGctgttctccttttctgtgtCGCTTTTCATCTCTGAGAATGAGGACTTCTTGCAGATGTCTTCGATATCATTGTCGCTGACGTTTAAGCCCAGGAACAGACTAATTTCATTTACAATCTTAGGGAGATCCTGAGGTACAAGGCAAATAAAGCTTTTATATCTCTGAGCTGATCATCAGCCTTTCAGTTGATACAAAAAGGATCCTTTTTATTACATATCGAGGTTATCATACATTTGTTTGCTTTCAAGCAAAGCTAAACATGTCATTAGACTGTGTAGATGACAGGTACAGTGAACCTGATTCCCCTCTTATCCATACTCACAGAACTGAGTAAATGCTGAGTATGTGATATCAAATACAGTTACACTGCCAATTTTACTCCCAGTTCAGGCAAAATATTCTCCTGTCTCAGAATTATTTTACTGGGAATAGAGAAATACTCAAAGCTCAGTTTCTGTGTAAGTAGCTTATTTCTTTGGAGGTGCTATATCTAGAGATCCAACAAGTGACTCAGGATCCAAAATGGCTTGTTTATATTCCTCGTAGtggatttgattttatttttcccaaaactgAACAGAACTATTTTAACGCAAACACGAGAAAGTGTTCTATGTACCGAAAGATTCATTCTCTTTAAGCTAAGGTATGTTGGTGTTTGAGTTTTCTGCGTAGTAATTTCCTTTCATAAAAACTTTTTTCCTACCCCCCCTGcctctaattttcttctttactggGAGCACAAGTCCTGCTGACCATGAGTAGTTCTGTTGTCTCACATCGCTTTTTGAAAATTTCACCTGAAATGTCAGGCATAGCAGGTTAATGTGTGGCCGTCAGGAGATGACCTTGGTTGCTCTTTCCATAGGACCAAGAAGAAGGAACTTAAAATTCTTCCTGTAGCCTGGGGAAAATCATGTAATATGTGTCCCACTGCTGCGTCTACGAAATGCAGCTCTCACGGGATTTGATATTTATATAACTAGTGCAGTCAGAATTAGCTCACtgatataaaatatgcaaaatatgcaaatataaaaTATGCCCAAAGACATACATtcacatttttgttctttctccttcttcatgATAATTTGCTCTTTGATATTTTAATGATGTTAATTTACAAGTAATGCATTCTGAAATAAGAGAGCATATTTACCTTCTTCATGTCTTCGTAGAACAAAAACAGgatgtttttgtcattttcatGTTCTTCCCAACTTAGGAAATGATCAAACCAGGATCCGCAGACAACTGAAAAGAAAGCCCGTGTAAAAGAGATTCATGTAAATTTTATTCATCAATAACTCCAACTGTATCTCACAAATTTAGGGCAATGATCCCTTCTTAGTGTGTACCCTGTATTCCTCTAAAATGGGTTAAATTCTTTTTGTGAAGTGACTCAAACTTGCAGACCAAAGAGGTTACCATTCTTGTTGGAATTTGGTTTTGTATCAGAGGTGCAGATACTGTTCTGAGATATGATTCTGCAGCACAAATAGGCTCCAAATCTAAGGAAAGGCCAGTAATGAAGGAAAACGTGCTGGCCTAACAAGATGTGAGCATCTCAACAAACATCTGCATGTCTGTGATCACAGCTAGAAATGTGATCACCACTAGAAATATGGTCACTTCACTAGGAAGTGCAATAAGGAGTCTGTTAAATGGAGCACACTGTCGTTAGCTCTATTTTTGTCCCAGCAGAGGGGagtctgtattatttttaaaagtcaaagaaGAATTATGTAAAGAGGTTACTATGCAAATGCATCATTTGGCCAACAACACAGATAACATGGTTGACTCATAGTACTTATTTTGTCTGAATACTTCTTTTGCGGAACCATGGGAGGAGAGctaaatttcagctttcttttaaaaaacaaaattctgaCCCTTCTTGTTGAAAGACAAGGTGGACTGCATTGAAAGATGAGTTGAAGGACTCCTGTAGGGCCACAAGAAGAGGCCTGGACAGAGCAATCACAGCCAGCATTCTCCAGAACTGTGACTTTGCTTTAATAACCGCCCGCAGAAAAGTATAATATTGTAACGGACATCATTTTGGTTGCAAACTTTGAGTTATAATGAAGTATTTTGTTGAATGCTCCAGTCTGTAGCTGCCTCCTGCACTGTAAGGCATGTGTGCTCCATGGTATGCAATTAAACCCTGCTGAACTGGTCAAACACGCTGGTGGTGTGGCCAACAATAGCATGGAATAGTCCTGTTGGCTTCAGGGGTACAGCGTATAGCCTCAGAGACTCCAGGGGCAGCATCACTGCTGTCTCTGTGTGTCCTCATCCTTGTTCTCAACTGAGATTAGCTCTGCAAGAATACTACAAGGTCTGAATCAAGCAGCACAACCTTCATATGTTTCTACTAGGAGCAAAAATGACAGCCTCTCTCTCTGCATCACCTCTTACATAAATTTCTGTTGTAACCAACATAGTTATCTTTTTATGCCATGCGTAAGCACACACAAAATAGAAGGTGGCTACTAATTTACAGATAAGTGGGAgatactttttaaatttaatataattctcttttccttttttcactatTGTATGTTCGGAGTTGATACTAAACAAACCAAGATCCTGCAAATCACTGAAGTACGTGCCTTAGGGCTGCTCTGAACTAGGAACACAAGATCTGAGCCAAAGCCCACACAAGCCAGTAGACAAATTGTCTTCTGGAGCTCTGATATGAGCCCATAATGACTGCAATGgcacttttctttcaaagttttcaAGATGATCTATCATCGTTCCTGTTACCATCACTATGGTTGTGTAGCAGGAACACATGTCCTCAAAGGAGtaataaaacactaaaaatgGGAGTGGGTATCTGAGCCCTGTTGTCAACTTCCATGCCGCCACGGCCACTCATAAAAAATCTCACTCTTGTCCTTGGTCTTTGGACCCTGCTACTAAGACAACACGTCAGGTGGAGTGTGTGCAGGAGGGCTTTATGAAAGCATGTAGACTCCCTTGGAAGGGCCACCCAAGGCTGCCTTCAAGATTGGAGAAGGCACACCCCTGCAAGCGTAGGTCTCAGTTCAGCCTGGGGACGGTCTCCTCGTCTGCCCCATTGCCCGCACTTTGTCACAGCAGCGAGCCACGTAGAGCTGGCTGGGCACCTTCAAACAGAGCACGTGCCCCACCAGCCTGCTCGCcgagagcaggagctggctgcggTGAACCCAGCTGCCCTTACGTCTGCTTGGGAGGATCTGTATACGCATACCTCCTCTATCAATCTATGAATTCTTGGTAGGAAGCAGCCCCTTACTGTGGTTCGCAAGACAAGGTTGGAAATATTTTAACAGAGGCAAATCTGCATCAGAATCAACACACTGTCAGGGGTTTTAGAGCATTTGGGGAAAGGAATGAAATCAGTAAGTTGTCTGTGAGAACATGTTTTTCAACAGATATGTCAAAGAACAGCAAAAACCTGCAAAGAGCAGTTGTGCTGAAATAATGCAGCCGCTTATCAAATTGTCTCCTGTCTCTTGCAGGGCTGAAGATAGCATCCTATTATTTGCTCTTGTTTAGTTTGGCATTAGAAtttatccttaaaaaaacccaaacccaactaAAGCGACATGAATGAGGATTTTTCACACAGTTCACATTCCTTAACTCTTTCTGTGCGTAATAAGCTAATGTAAGCTGCAAGGAGAAAACATAACCTTTATCCTTACCGTCTCCTTTTAAGAACAAGTCAAAGAAGGCCGTCCAGGTGTCGACGGTGGGAAGGTTTGGGTTTTCTCTGTAGTAATGATACATGGAAACTGCGGTATCTTTTGGATTTCTGCTGATGTAGATCATCTGTAAATGAGGACGACGTGGTTATTAATGACAATATCCTTCCTTTATTTCAGAGGAGCTCTGCGCATAAATGTAGCATTTTCTTAGGCAGTTTGCAGTGTCAAAACCCTTTCTTTTTGGATTCCTCCATCAGTGACCATGCCATTCAAATAGAAATGTATTTGTCCCTGCTTAGGCAGAAGTCAGTAGTGGTTAGTAAACACTTCCATGTGGACAGAGGTGTGTTTGCTACAGCTGGTTAATGTTTATGTTTTATCAAAGAGGCTACGTTCATTTTAACTCATGAGTCATTATACTATCTCATATATCTAACATATGAAACCATTTAACTAATTAACATTCACAGGACAGGTGTAAACCATTAAATTTTTGGCTTTTGTCCAAATTAACCTTGTCCCAAAAGTCTGGATCTGAGCTTCTAACCTAAGATCTGATGCCCAGAGCTGATTTTTTAAAGACCTCCTACACTAGCATGGGAGGCACCCAAAACTGTGATCTGAATCTGTCTCCTGCATTTCAGTTCTCCTCTGTTTGCCCAGTATCTCTTTGGGTCTTCAGAAAGCTTCAAGAGGAGGGGCAGGGTACTGCCACCCCCAGAACAGCCTATAAGTACCCATAACTATTTTGTAAGCCAGTGCTACAACCACTAGGAAATGGGGCCATGAGAACACCCACCACCCCTAATAATATATTTCTGATTGAAATACGTTGATGTTGTGTTTTGTGTGGTGCCTGGTATACAAATCACCccgtgggagctgtggggcaggagcagaAGAACCCAATCCCTAGCCTAAATCTCTTTTCGTGCTGCCTTCAACTGCTGGTCAGCTGTGTCTCCAAAATTCACAGCAAAGCACTTCTGGGAACTGTAAATCATTTAACAGTTATTAAGGAACAACGAGACAAAATAGATTCTTAGTAGACACTTAGCATATTTTATcgcttttgtatctttttttttgccttaccttgcattttttattcttaaaatttgGAGGTAACATGTTGTAGTCTAAGTGCGTTGGGATGATTCTCTTTGATGAGAGTTTATTCAGTTCCTCCAGTTTGGAAATATCTCCAAATTCAATGGGAGATGTTAGTGTCACTTGAGTATTGTAAAGCTTTGTTATGACTCCTGCAAGCCAGTGAGTGCctgcagaaaagtaattttaaggaaaaaaaaaaaaaaggaaaaaaggaaaacttgttaCTGAGAAAATCTGTGGAACATGCATTTTGTGTATGGAAACAGCTTGCTAGTGCACAAGGGTCACTTCTAATCCCCCAGATTCAAGAAACTTTACATAACCGAATAATCCTGTTGGCTCCAAATGTATAAATATTGGAAAAATTAGGGCTATAGCTGAAGTACAAAGTAACTCTGTGAGAAGTGTTAATATTGGTAACAAAACAATCTCATTAGACGTATTACTTGTCAGTCGAGAGGTGGTTATATTCTTTTTATGGttatattattttaatcatttatttcagaataacctgggatttttttcctcatacagACTTGAGTCTGTAAATTTAGAAAGTACTGATTGAGCTTCCTCATTGGTGTGTGCTTCTGTGTGTGAGTGAGGCGGGGGGAAAGGgaataagaaattaataaatatagaGCCAAGAGCCATACAAATAACTCAATACAACTCTTGACTTGCTCATAATTGAATGTAGAAAGTCCTCAGAAAAATCCTTCAAGTACAGATTTTGCTTACAAGAAATAAATACTTACTTGCTTTCCAATATGAAAACACCTGAGATTATTTGCAAGTAAAGAATCAAAATTTAGATAAAAGACCcgtatttttctgtaatttgaacACTTACCAACAGAATAATACACTCCCATACTCAAGCATCCTTACCTGGTTCTTGTACACAGACATTCCCCAACTAGTTTAAGCAGGGAACATAAAACAAACAATTGAGACTTCTTGCAATGAATATTTACAAGTAGAACTTACCAGATTTGGGATAGGAAACTAAAAGGACGTCGTCTTCTCTAGCATCAAAAGTATCCAAGGATTTTAAAAGCTCTGGAGAAGACCTGGTGGTAAAGGGAATCCCCTTAAACATATGAATGAGTTCTGCCTCACTGGACATGGTTGCTTAAGTCTTGGATTCCTGCAAATCAGATAACAGTGAAATGACAGAAGGATTTAAGAGTCACTTCTGAGTCAGATGGTTTGCAGTGACAAATTGAGATGAAGCAACACAAACCTCATGCTTATATACTTTGCTAAATACCATGGAGTCCTATCAGATATTGATTCTTCCAGGTAGTTGATAAAGTCAAATGAAATATTAGAGGAAACTTGATAAATAACTGAAATGCAGAGTCATGACAAATTGCATGTTGTTTGTCATTTATTAGGTCTTCAGATAAAGTAATGAGGTGATAGTCAAAATGTATTAATTGTGGAAAATTACAAGAATGAACGTTATACGTTGCCTTAAAATATGCTTAATATGATTATTCGATAAGTTATACTTTCTTGGAAGTTGGTTTACCTTCCAAGGAAAAAGCTGTATCTTAAAATACTTCTGTGAATACAAAACCAATGTCTTATTTTatgtgaataaaatatttttggtttctttttacaaaatataCAACAGCCTGAATTTTCAAAAGTGCAAATCCATTCCAAATGCTTGAATTTTGTGATGTTAAGGAACTAGCTTTTTGAACATTTTAGAATTTCAGCCTGAGGAATCTTAAAAACAGAGACACTTAGAGGCACAatcatttttttaagctgttatATGTCTCCGTAAGAGGAGTACAAACAACAGAAATCACaaatttaaaatagatatttaacaTTGGCTTGAACCCTACACGTTTCATGACTAGAAGTGgttgaaaaattttaaatcttgCCACAGAATATGCAGATTCATCAAAATAAGTGTCGCTCGCATAAAAAAGGCAGTTCTCAATTAATTACctgttttgaaatgtatttttaaaaaaaatttgaatctGTGGAAATCATCATTAATGTTTTTCAAACTGAAAGCTCCACTTTTGTTTAAAGTGACTTGACGCAATGTGAATGCACCACAGTAAAATAACTAACTCAGTTTTGaatcaaaatgttttggaatgcttaatattttccattttcctttccatgGCCACAAATTAATTTGCTCATTTTGACATTCTTTTCCTCAAACATCCAGTGTCTTCACTATTCCTATTGAAAACCTCCTACAATATATTGAGCTGAGGCCTTTCAACGTCTTCAACTTGAGAACTTGCATGCcaatcttgttttaaaataaagcagtccttcaggaatTTCCCAAGTTTATTGAGGTCCCAgttcttgttttattatttataatgacTTAAGCCTGGTCATGGGAGCTGACTACCAAATTTGCCTCCCATGACCCATGGTAAGAAGTTAATGATTAGAGTTGCCCTCCCAAGAAACAACTGAGCAGTCAAGGTTACTTACAGGAAGTTACCAGCTTCTGTACTTCTTTCTAATTCAATCTCCAGAAAAAACAGCATAGTAAAACGGATTCCTTCCTGCCCCCCACTTTGCCTATAAAATTGCCCTTAAATCACTGTCCTCTGCAAAATGTGCAGTGTGCCACCAGTAAACTCCACGTTCCAGTTATGCAGGGCCAAGTGGGATCAAAATCATGGGAAATCTGCTCTGGAGAGACGTTCCCTATCACTAGGGAT contains these protein-coding regions:
- the LOC128900350 gene encoding sulfotransferase 6B1-like gives rise to the protein MSSEAELIHMFKGIPFTTRSSPELLKSLDTFDAREDDVLLVSYPKSGTHWLAGVITKLYNTQVTLTSPIEFGDISKLEELNKLSSKRIIPTHLDYNMLPPNFKNKKCKMIYISRNPKDTAVSMYHYYRENPNLPTVDTWTAFFDLFLKGDVVCGSWFDHFLSWEEHENDKNILFLFYEDMKKDLPKIVNEISLFLGLNVSDNDIEDICKKSSFSEMKSDTEKENSDPSHTVCALTSNRKLIFRKGTVGDWKNHFTPKQNRRFEEIFNEKMKLSKMAKSLTYEF